Proteins encoded within one genomic window of Spodoptera frugiperda isolate SF20-4 chromosome 7, AGI-APGP_CSIRO_Sfru_2.0, whole genome shotgun sequence:
- the LOC118266242 gene encoding uncharacterized protein LOC118266242 isoform X2, with protein MAKLVRHHRLLGHQLRHVHHKLNASTINLDVEKKSFQAVLPEVIDCAITRPKIKELPEVQTWLKQLHSTFLILDDVMDGGKVRHGKPSWHLHRSVSVYAVNDAMMIQQAMRDVLDVYFRNSPIYNDLISYFNEAIYRATMGEHLDLCSNYNKEIDNMEIFNVSRVDDIAINKSSFYTFKLPIFVALFLVNNGQNMATTELHQFCIELGRLMQVQDDYMDAYGCVTVTGKNGRDIQEGKSTWLAVTALQRCNSAQRSIFKEYYGSNDLEHVQRIKQLYDELNLPEVYEQYELKMYEGLMRRINEVPHAGGRNYLLAILNFCFKRVS; from the exons ATGGCTAAGTTAGTCCGACACCATCGTTTGTTGGGGCATCAATTACGACATGTACACCATAAGCTGAATGCTTCTACTATAAATCTGGATGTAGAGAAAAAATCATTCCAGGCTGTCCTACCAGAAGTTATTGACTGCGCTATCACTAGGCCTAAGATAAAAGAGTTGCCTGAAGTCCAAACATGGTTGAAGCAG CTGCATTCAACGTTTTTAATACTGGATGACGTCATGGATGGCGGTAAAGTGCGGCATGGTAAGCCTAGTTGGCACCTGCATCGAAGTGTCAGTGTGTACGCTGTCAATGACGCGATGATGATACAGCAAGCCATGAGGGATGTACTGGATGTATACTTCAGGAATTCGCCCATTTATAATGACTTgattagttattttaatgag GCAATCTATCGAGCTACAATGGGCGAGCATTTAGATCTATGTTCAAACTATAACAAGGAAATTGACAATATGGAAATATTTAACGTGAGCCGCGTCGATGACATTGCTATCAACAAGTCCTCGTTCTACACATTCAAGTTGCCAATATTTGTCGCACTGTTTCTCGTGAACAATGGGCAAAACATGGCTACCACAGAACTGCATCAGTTTTGTATAGAATTAGGAAGACTGATGCAAGTCCAG gaTGATTACATGGACGCATACGGCTGTGTAACAGTGACGGGCAAAAATGGTAGAGATATCCAAGAAGGCAAGAGCACCTGGCTTGCAGTCACAGCGCTGCAGCGCTGTAACTCGGCTCAACGTTCCATCTTCAAAGAATACTACGGCAGCAATGACTTGGAACATGTGCAGCGCATCAAGCAGCTTTATGATGAATTGAACCTGCCTGAAGTGTATGAACAATATGAGCTCAAAATGTATGAAGGTTTAATGCGTCGAATAAACGAGGTACCCCACGCAGGTGGGAGGAATTATCTCTtagcaattttaaatttttgttttaaacgagttagttaa
- the LOC118266242 gene encoding uncharacterized protein LOC118266242 isoform X1: MAKLVRHHRLLGHQLRHVHHKLNASTINLDVEKKSFQAVLPEVIDCAITRPKIKELPEVQTWLKQLLEYTLVGGKLGRGLMVPMGYKGFEEPEHFSEETLHSARVIGWCIEMLHSTFLILDDVMDGGKVRHGKPSWHLHRSVSVYAVNDAMMIQQAMRDVLDVYFRNSPIYNDLISYFNEAIYRATMGEHLDLCSNYNKEIDNMEIFNVSRVDDIAINKSSFYTFKLPIFVALFLVNNGQNMATTELHQFCIELGRLMQVQDDYMDAYGCVTVTGKNGRDIQEGKSTWLAVTALQRCNSAQRSIFKEYYGSNDLEHVQRIKQLYDELNLPEVYEQYELKMYEGLMRRINEVPHAGGRNYLLAILNFCFKRVS; encoded by the exons ATGGCTAAGTTAGTCCGACACCATCGTTTGTTGGGGCATCAATTACGACATGTACACCATAAGCTGAATGCTTCTACTATAAATCTGGATGTAGAGAAAAAATCATTCCAGGCTGTCCTACCAGAAGTTATTGACTGCGCTATCACTAGGCCTAAGATAAAAGAGTTGCCTGAAGTCCAAACATGGTTGAAGCAG CTTTTAGAATATACGTTAGTTGGAGGGAAACTGGGCAGAGGACTAATGGTGCCCATGGGATACAAAGGATTCGAGGAACCTGAACATTTCTCAGAGGAAACTCTGCACTCTGCGCGTGTTATAGGCTGGTGTATAGAAATG CTGCATTCAACGTTTTTAATACTGGATGACGTCATGGATGGCGGTAAAGTGCGGCATGGTAAGCCTAGTTGGCACCTGCATCGAAGTGTCAGTGTGTACGCTGTCAATGACGCGATGATGATACAGCAAGCCATGAGGGATGTACTGGATGTATACTTCAGGAATTCGCCCATTTATAATGACTTgattagttattttaatgag GCAATCTATCGAGCTACAATGGGCGAGCATTTAGATCTATGTTCAAACTATAACAAGGAAATTGACAATATGGAAATATTTAACGTGAGCCGCGTCGATGACATTGCTATCAACAAGTCCTCGTTCTACACATTCAAGTTGCCAATATTTGTCGCACTGTTTCTCGTGAACAATGGGCAAAACATGGCTACCACAGAACTGCATCAGTTTTGTATAGAATTAGGAAGACTGATGCAAGTCCAG gaTGATTACATGGACGCATACGGCTGTGTAACAGTGACGGGCAAAAATGGTAGAGATATCCAAGAAGGCAAGAGCACCTGGCTTGCAGTCACAGCGCTGCAGCGCTGTAACTCGGCTCAACGTTCCATCTTCAAAGAATACTACGGCAGCAATGACTTGGAACATGTGCAGCGCATCAAGCAGCTTTATGATGAATTGAACCTGCCTGAAGTGTATGAACAATATGAGCTCAAAATGTATGAAGGTTTAATGCGTCGAATAAACGAGGTACCCCACGCAGGTGGGAGGAATTATCTCTtagcaattttaaatttttgttttaaacgagttagttaa
- the LOC126910842 gene encoding uncharacterized protein LOC126910842: MAKLLRYSRLFYNQLRPLHSNNLSVPIINLEKEKRAFQAVLPEFIDDVITRPKIKQLPEVASWMKQLLEYTLTGGKLGRGLMASTGYKMFEDPDHFSVKTQHSARLLGWCVEMLHTSLIVFDDVLDGGTVRHGKPSWHVRRSISNYAFTDAMLIHHAMMDVLELYFGKTPFYNNMSSLFQEATYRAVIAEHMDLCSGYNKDTDNIEIFTMSHLHDIATYKSAYYSFKLPIFAVLLLVKNGQNLATAGLHEFCMELGILMQAQDDYLDAYGNETVIGKNCRDIQEGKCTWFSVTALQRCNSAQRSIFKEYYGSNDLEHVQRIKQLYDELNLRHVYEEYELKMYEDLLRRIDEVPHQGGRTLLTGILNSCYKRVK; the protein is encoded by the exons ATGGCTAAGTTACTGCGATACAGCCGCTTGTTCTACAATCAATTGCGACCTTTACATTCAAATAATCTGAGTGTTCCAATTATAAATCTGGAAAAGGAAAAGCGAGCGTTCCAAGCTGTCCTTCCAGAATTTATTGATGATGTTATAACACGGCCTAAGATAAAACAGCTGCCAGAAGTCGCATCATGGATGAAGCAG CTCTTAGAATACACGTTAACCGGGGGAAAGCTGGGCAGAGGCTTAATGGCGTCCACGGGGTACAAAATGTTTGAAGATCCTGACCATTTCTCGGTAAAAACACAACACTCCGCTCGGCTCCTCGGCTGGTGTGTAGAAATG TTGCACACATCACTAATAGTATTCGATGATGTCCTGGATGGCGGGACAGTGCGACATGGTAAGCCAAGTTGGCACGTGCGACGCAGCATCAGCAACTATGCTTTCACCGACGCCATGCTGATACACCATGCTATGATGGACGTATTAGAACTGTACTTCGGGAAAACgcctttttataataatatgtctagTTTGTTTCAAGAG GCAACGTACCGAGCCGTAATTGCCGAGCACATGGACTTATGTTCAGGCTATAACAAGGATACGGACAATATCGAAATATTCACCATGAGTCACCTCCATGATATAGCCACATACAAGTCAGCCTACTATTCCTTCAAGTTGCCAATATTTGCTGTACTGCTTCTAGTGAAGAATGGGCAGAACTTAGCTACTGCGGGACTACATGAGTTTTGTATGGAATTAGGAATACTGATGCAAGCACAG GACGATTACCTGGACGCTTACGGCAACGAGACAGTCATAGGCAAAAACTGCAGAGATATCCAAGAAGGAAAATGTACTTGGTTCTCAGTAACTGCGCTACAGCGCTGCAACTCCGCTCAACGTTCCATCTTCAAAGAATACTACGGCAGCAATGACTTGGAACATGTGCAGCGCATCAAGCAGCTTTATGATGAACTGAACCTGCGTCATGTGTATGAAGAGTATGAGCTCAAAATGTATGAAGATCTGTTGCGTCGAATAGACGAAGTGCCCCACCAAGGGGGGAGGACTCTGCTCACAGGAATATTAAATTCTTGTTATAAaagagttaaataa